In the Pedobacter cryoconitis genome, AAAGTTCCATTACTTTTCAGGTCTAACAAAGGAGCAGACTTACCTGTAAAACCAACCGGATTGATCAATTCACCAAGTATTTTTCCGTAATAGCTGTCTTTGGCCTGTTTCGGGAAAGCAGCATACATAGTATTATCTTTTGGTGTATAATAGCTGTAAAGCTCCAGGGCTAAAAACGGCCCCCACCAGCTGTCCTTGTTGTCACTGACTGCTTTTGCCAGGCTTTGCTCAGCAAGTTTAAAGAATGCAGATTCATTGTCCGCAATCTTTTTCCATGCAGCAGTTTCTTTCAGCTGTTTCACCAAAACTGTATCCTTGGCCTGATATGCTTTGTTCACCTGATCCATAAATCCTTTGCCCGCTTCATTATTGGCTTTATAAAGGGAATCGAGCATATACTTTGGCGCCACTTTTTTAAGGTACAGCAACTGTGCCGCACTACCTTTCACTACCACATCAGTAAATTCATAATACTCGTTTTGACCATCACCTTTCAGCGTAGCAACTGCCTGAAAGTTGATTTTAGCAGGCTCCACCATCAGTGACGTTGCACCCGGAGTTCCTTCTACCTGAATAGAGAAGAACCGTATACCGTCCACTTTACTATTAAAAATGAACTGTCCTTTTAAAACTGTTGCCGTTGCAACTGGTTTTTCATCGGTATGAGTAGCGCCAGGAACGAGGTTTAATTTTGTGCCTTCCGGCAATCCTTTGATACTACCTGTAATGGTAAAAGGTGCTAAAGCTGCTGTTGCAGTACCCACAAACGCCATCAGCAGAAGGAATGTTAGGGTAGCCTTTGTCGTATATTTCATATGCTTTTTAAAATCAGGATTATTTATTTGTCGACATTTTGTTTAATGGTCCCGTTGCCCGGATTTTTAAATGCGCCCTGAGGGAAAGGCATTGTCCACAAATGAGAAGATGGGGACAGGGAGTAATTTTGTCCATTTTCTGTTTTTGTCAGGGTCGTCGCATAGTTCGGGTCTTTATTTAATCGGCGTGCATCAGCGAAAGTGGTAATGCTGTTGATCAGCTCATTGGCTTTGGTACGTTGAATCAGCTTCACTGCCGTTATCATATTCGATGCCGTAAGTGGAACATAGTTTTGTGCGAAGATCCTTTTCACACGAACGGCATTCAATGTGGCCATCGCTCCTGGAATATCATTCAAACGTGCCTGACATTCAGCTTTAATCAGATAAACCTCAGTTGTGGTCAGGCCGCCATAATTATAAAAACCAGTGGTGATGCTGGTATAATAAGTGTCAGCAGCGACAGTTCTTAACTTCCAGCGTGAAGCAAACCTGGCATCACCAGTTTCAAATCTGGTTGCGCGATCAGTTCTCAATGCAGATTCACGTGCCGCATTATAGTTTGTGCCATGTCGGAAATAATAGTTCTCTACAAAGTCAAAGCCCATTGGTGACTGGGCATTGGTATACACATCCGGTTGTTCGATCTGTGTTTTATAAGTTGTATAAAACTGCGTCCAGTCGTATAATTTATCGTTATACTTCAATGCCTCATTTGCCGAGCTCAATGCTGCTGCATACTGGCCCATAGTGAGCAATAAACGAGCTTTGAGCGCATAGGCTGCACCTAAGTTCGGATGTAAAACTGTTGCACTGGTGGCGCGGAGATTTGGAATTGCCTCCTCAATATCTTTCAGCATGAAGGTATACAATTCTTTAATGCTGACCTGCGTATGAGGCGCATTGATGTCGGCACTTAAGATCAGCGGCACTGCTAATTTACTGGCAGCATTAGCCTCCTCATAGGTATCAGCATAATAGTTGGTCAGTACATAATAATTGAGTGCTCTTAAAACTTTTGCCTGGGCAATCAGCTGCGCTTTATCGGCTTCTGAACTTTCTGTTGCAGCAGGAACATGCTCAATCAGGAGGTTACTTGTTGATATCGCGGTATAGGCATTGTAATAGGTTGTCTCGTCACCATTATTCAGTGCGATCCTGTCCGCATTCTCATTCCAGAAATAATTTGCCGAGTATAATGGATAATAATTCAGGTTTGCTGTAGTTTCAAACTTATCATTCATTAAGAGTACCGCCTGCGTTATAGTTGTACGCTGGTTTCCATATTCATCACGAATCATTGCTTCATAATCGGCCAGCGTGGTTGGAACTTTTACTCCTTTTGGAACAACATCCAGAAATTTCTTGCAACTGCTCAAACTAACTAATAGTATCAGTGCTGAGATTTTCAGTGTATTTGATAATATTTTTTTCATCTCTTCTTGCTTTAAAAATTAACATAAACACCCCATACATAATTTGCCGGGAGATATCCATTCAGTAAATATTTAGCGTCTTTGCTTTTCGCTATCGTGAATGCATTCTCCACATTGAACTGGAACCTTAAATTCTCCAGGTTTGCCTTTTTGATAAACGCTTTCGGTAAGCGGTAGGCAATGGAGATGTTTCTAAGACGGATGTTTGACGCATCAATCACATTGATATCTGATTTCTGATAGATATCAGCGCTCTGGCTGTTATAGGCCGGATCTTCTGCAAATACCAATCTGGGAATATCAGTTCTGTTCTCATCACCAGGATTTTTCCATCTGTTGGTAATTTCTTTATTTACCGCAGTAATTTCAGTTACATAACCCCCAAGGGCGCTATTATAGGAACTTCCCAGCGCTGGTAAAAATGTATTTCTCATTTTATGTCCACCTTCAAACGTCAGCAAAAATGAAAAAGAGAAGTTTTTATATTCCAGCAGGTTATTCCATGAACCACTATAAACAGGAACTGTAGAGCCACTGTAAACAATAGATTCTAAAGTGGCTGGTGAACTCAATACTTTTTCCCCTTTCTCATTGTAAACCTGCGGCAGGCCATCTGCGCTTAATCCTGCCCAACGGTAACTATAAAGCGCATTGTAAGGATTTCCAATCCGCGGATATGCCTGTGGCTGATCCAGTTGCAAATAATATACTGGTGCTTCGATGTTAACATAAGTCACCTTATTTTTGTTATGCGCATATAAAATACTGGTATTCCAGGTCAGCTCTTTGCTGCGGATAACATCGGCAGAGATAGAGATCTCAATTCCTTTGTTTGTCATTTCTCCATTGTTGATCGCATAAGTAGAATAGCCAAATCCTTCTGTTGGTACACCCATGGTGCTTGCGAGCAGGTCTTTACCTTGTTTATGGTAGTAGTCAACAGATCCGCTGATGCGGTTTTTGAACAAGGCAAAATCAGTACCGATGTTGTTGGTTGTTGTTTTTTCCCATGACAATAAAGGATTTGGCCGGGAACTTACCGTACCCGACTGACCACCTACATTATTGTTGCTATTGTAATAAGCCGTCAGGTATGGCGCTGCATCCTTTGCGATATTTCCACCGATACCATGCGACACCCTTAGTTTTAGCAGATCTACCCATCCGGCATTGAAGAAAGATTCTTTATAAATATTCCATCCGCCACCAACAGACCACAGAGGTTTATTCTGATATTTAGAATTGGTACCCCATAAGTTGGAACGGTCCCAGCGCAAACTACCAGTTACCAGATATTTACTGTCATAGGCATAAGCTGCATTCGCGTAGACAGACACGAATCTGTTTACATTTTCACGCTGAGTGGCAATATCACTATTCGAAAAATATTTACCACCCAGAATTGCACCTTGTACTGCGGCCAGCGCTTTGGCATCAATCAGATCAAATGTCAAAACATTCGGATCGTAGTTATACAGATACTGATCTTTAAATTCCAGCTTTGTGTTTTTTATTTCAGTACCCACAATGGCAGTCAGGTTATGTTTATCTCCAAATGTTTTGTCGATATTCAGTTGCTGACGGAAATTAGAGGCGGAAGTAAAGTTATTCTGATCGTAATTGATGTTTCCATAAGGCATGTTAAAAGTTACCGGGCCCTGGCCAACCTTTCCGGCATAACCATTGATCATATCTCTCACATAATAAGAGTCTTTTTCATACAGCCTGTTGAAGCGGTCTGAACCAAACTCATATTGAAAAGTAGAACGGTAAGACAGCCATTTTGTAATATTTGCATTTAATTTAATGAATGACCTGTTACTAAAACTTTTTAACCTGCCGAGATTACGGCCCTGCTCATCCAGCGGCGTAATGTCCATGTTGTAAAGGCCATTGGTACTGATCAGCGACATCGTATTTGCACTCAGGCGCGAAGCAGCAGTGGAGGTAAAGTTAGTTCTATCTTCATTGGTCAGCCTGTCATATGGCAAATAGGTATAACCCGGAGATGAAGTGTTATAACTTTGCTGTGCCGCATTATTATAAGACAAGTAATTGCTGAGTTCCAGTGTCAGCCATTTATTGATTTTTGTTGTATTGTTTATGTTTAAGCCGAGGGTTTCGTCTTTTGTATATTTATTTTCAGACTTATCGTTGCGATAGGTAAGTGAAGAATAAAAAGAATTGCTTTCAGAGGCCG is a window encoding:
- a CDS encoding TlpA disulfide reductase family protein; the protein is MKYTTKATLTFLLLMAFVGTATAALAPFTITGSIKGLPEGTKLNLVPGATHTDEKPVATATVLKGQFIFNSKVDGIRFFSIQVEGTPGATSLMVEPAKINFQAVATLKGDGQNEYYEFTDVVVKGSAAQLLYLKKVAPKYMLDSLYKANNEAGKGFMDQVNKAYQAKDTVLVKQLKETAAWKKIADNESAFFKLAEQSLAKAVSDNKDSWWGPFLALELYSYYTPKDNTMYAAFPKQAKDSYYGKILGELINPVGFTGKSAPLLDLKSNGTLTKDLAALTKGHQYVLVDFWASWCVPCRKSIPHLKKTYADLKDKGLQIVSISIDKKEADWTKAQKEEQLPWPSFLDNGGTSAAWKIQAIPAMFLLDEKGIVIAENLSLEEMLAKMKL
- a CDS encoding RagB/SusD family nutrient uptake outer membrane protein, which produces MKKILSNTLKISALILLVSLSSCKKFLDVVPKGVKVPTTLADYEAMIRDEYGNQRTTITQAVLLMNDKFETTANLNYYPLYSANYFWNENADRIALNNGDETTYYNAYTAISTSNLLIEHVPAATESSEADKAQLIAQAKVLRALNYYVLTNYYADTYEEANAASKLAVPLILSADINAPHTQVSIKELYTFMLKDIEEAIPNLRATSATVLHPNLGAAYALKARLLLTMGQYAAALSSANEALKYNDKLYDWTQFYTTYKTQIEQPDVYTNAQSPMGFDFVENYYFRHGTNYNAARESALRTDRATRFETGDARFASRWKLRTVAADTYYTSITTGFYNYGGLTTTEVYLIKAECQARLNDIPGAMATLNAVRVKRIFAQNYVPLTASNMITAVKLIQRTKANELINSITTFADARRLNKDPNYATTLTKTENGQNYSLSPSSHLWTMPFPQGAFKNPGNGTIKQNVDK
- a CDS encoding SusC/RagA family TonB-linked outer membrane protein; this encodes MKLTTFLLFALIMQVSAGTYAQKITLSAKNAELFRIFDRISDQSGYDFIVTYSLLKDAHKVNINVKDAELKDVLDEIFKNQPLEFSIGNKTVLIKKKKLSFVDKLISRYQEIEVKGKVLDEHNLPLPGATVKIKGTKKHTLTNSNGEFNLSNVDDQAVVVISFLGYQSKEIPAQENMGIIKLTEQTGQLEEVTVSTGYQTLPKERVTGAFSTIPVKKLEQQRLSSLNSLLEGRVAGYNNGLIRGTTSMRGVTNPLYVIDGFPVENTKYNTSGTITENLPGLNLEDIESITVLKDAAAASIYGARAANGVVVIVTKKPKKGKVQISASSTLTISSPAVYTGNLTSSADIIDIEKEWEIRNPELKAVNSAAYAANLLTNAGYQSQGIKAILAKYAGTLTQAQLDAKLNQLASGGYQYYDDVKKYSKRNPLYQQYNVSAGTASESNSFYSSLTYRNDKSENKYTKDETLGLNINNTTKINKWLTLELSNYLSYNNAAQQSYNTSSPGYTYLPYDRLTNEDRTNFTSTAASRLSANTMSLISTNGLYNMDITPLDEQGRNLGRLKSFSNRSFIKLNANITKWLSYRSTFQYEFGSDRFNRLYEKDSYYVRDMINGYAGKVGQGPVTFNMPYGNINYDQNNFTSASNFRQQLNIDKTFGDKHNLTAIVGTEIKNTKLEFKDQYLYNYDPNVLTFDLIDAKALAAVQGAILGGKYFSNSDIATQRENVNRFVSVYANAAYAYDSKYLVTGSLRWDRSNLWGTNSKYQNKPLWSVGGGWNIYKESFFNAGWVDLLKLRVSHGIGGNIAKDAAPYLTAYYNSNNNVGGQSGTVSSRPNPLLSWEKTTTNNIGTDFALFKNRISGSVDYYHKQGKDLLASTMGVPTEGFGYSTYAINNGEMTNKGIEISISADVIRSKELTWNTSILYAHNKNKVTYVNIEAPVYYLQLDQPQAYPRIGNPYNALYSYRWAGLSADGLPQVYNEKGEKVLSSPATLESIVYSGSTVPVYSGSWNNLLEYKNFSFSFLLTFEGGHKMRNTFLPALGSSYNSALGGYVTEITAVNKEITNRWKNPGDENRTDIPRLVFAEDPAYNSQSADIYQKSDINVIDASNIRLRNISIAYRLPKAFIKKANLENLRFQFNVENAFTIAKSKDAKYLLNGYLPANYVWGVYVNF